One Thermoanaerobacter pseudethanolicus ATCC 33223 DNA window includes the following coding sequences:
- a CDS encoding argininosuccinate synthase, protein MLKGEKVVLAYSGGLDTSVIIPWLKENYECEIIAACINVGQGEELKYIKDKALASGASKVYIEDVKEEFVKDYIFPTLKAGAVYEGKYLLGTSMARPLIAKKLVEIAHKEGAKAIAHGATGKGNDQVRFEVSIHALDPSIKIIAPWRIWDLKSREDEIDYAKKKGIPIPATYEKIYSVDNNLWHVSHEGGDLEDPWNEPKSDLYDIITPPDKAPDKPEYVLIEFEKGIPVKVNGKALEPVKLIEELNAIAGRNGVGIADLVENRLVGMKSRGVYETPAGTLLYAAHKELEYLVLDKETMRFKDLVSQKYADLVYNGLWFSPLKAALDAFVEETQKNVTGVVRLKLYKGNVINAGVKSPYSLYNQEFVTFGKDEVYNQKDAEGFINLFGLSLKIKALMEMERKDMDEAVGR, encoded by the coding sequence ATGTTAAAAGGTGAAAAAGTAGTACTTGCTTATTCAGGAGGGCTTGACACATCAGTAATCATACCGTGGCTTAAAGAAAACTATGAATGTGAGATAATAGCAGCTTGCATTAATGTAGGACAGGGGGAAGAGCTTAAATATATAAAAGATAAAGCTTTGGCAAGTGGTGCCAGCAAAGTGTATATTGAAGACGTAAAAGAAGAATTTGTTAAAGATTATATATTTCCTACTTTAAAGGCTGGTGCTGTTTACGAAGGGAAATACCTTTTAGGCACTTCTATGGCGAGGCCTTTAATTGCTAAAAAACTTGTGGAAATTGCCCATAAAGAGGGTGCAAAGGCAATAGCTCATGGTGCAACAGGAAAAGGCAATGACCAGGTGAGGTTTGAGGTATCAATACATGCTCTTGACCCGTCAATAAAAATCATAGCCCCGTGGAGGATATGGGATTTAAAATCAAGGGAAGACGAAATAGACTATGCCAAAAAGAAAGGGATTCCGATTCCTGCAACTTATGAAAAAATATACAGTGTCGATAATAATTTGTGGCATGTAAGCCATGAAGGTGGCGACCTTGAAGACCCGTGGAATGAGCCTAAAAGTGACCTTTACGATATAATCACTCCACCTGACAAAGCCCCAGATAAGCCAGAATATGTGCTTATAGAATTTGAAAAGGGCATACCTGTGAAAGTAAACGGCAAAGCCTTAGAACCTGTCAAATTAATAGAAGAATTAAACGCAATTGCAGGAAGAAACGGCGTAGGAATAGCCGACCTTGTGGAAAATAGACTTGTAGGAATGAAGTCTCGCGGTGTTTATGAAACTCCTGCAGGGACACTGCTTTACGCTGCTCATAAAGAACTTGAATATCTTGTGCTTGATAAGGAAACAATGAGGTTTAAGGATTTGGTTTCGCAGAAATATGCAGACCTTGTTTACAACGGTTTGTGGTTTTCACCACTTAAAGCCGCGCTAGACGCTTTTGTGGAGGAAACGCAAAAAAATGTAACGGGTGTTGTAAGGCTAAAGCTTTATAAAGGAAATGTCATAAACGCAGGAGTAAAATCCCCTTATTCTCTCTATAATCAGGAATTTGTTACTTTTGGCAAAGACGAAGTCTACAACCAAAAAGACGCAGAAGGATTTATAAACCTCTTTGGGCTTTCTTTAAAAATTAAGGCGTTGATGGAAATGGAGAGGAAGGATATGGATGAAGCTGTGGGGAGGTAG
- a CDS encoding NusG domain II-containing protein has product MKKGDILIMLFVVVLAIGLLVFYKISTTQHYHHKYAVIMVDGKIYKEISLEDVNYREEIPIVTKYGKNVLLVKNGGIQVIYAECPDKICIKEGFIDKPGQSIVCLPFRMVVEIRGVKNAEVDQVVY; this is encoded by the coding sequence GTGAAAAAAGGTGATATCTTAATTATGCTTTTTGTAGTTGTTTTAGCTATTGGGTTGTTGGTATTTTATAAAATATCAACAACCCAACATTATCACCACAAATATGCGGTAATAATGGTAGACGGAAAGATATATAAAGAGATATCATTGGAGGATGTAAATTATCGAGAAGAGATACCTATAGTTACAAAGTATGGAAAAAATGTATTGTTGGTTAAAAATGGTGGGATACAGGTTATTTATGCTGAATGTCCAGACAAAATTTGTATAAAAGAAGGGTTTATTGATAAACCGGGGCAAAGTATAGTATGTTTGCCATTTAGAATGGTTGTAGAGATACGAGGTGTTAAAAATGCCGAAGTCGACCAAGTTGTCTATTGA
- the argH gene encoding argininosuccinate lyase translates to MKLWGGRFKSETDKLMEEFNSSISFDIRLLKHDILGSIAHAKGLYKAGVLTEDELNLIEKGLKEILDETNVGEIPNDEDVHSYVERLLTEKIGDVGRKLHTGRSRNDQVATDERLYLRDEIDKIKEDLIKLIDTLKEMAETYKKAIMPGYTHLQRAQPVTFGHHLLAYVEMFKRDLSRLEDMYKRVNVMPLGSGALAGTTFDIDRKYVASLLGFDDITLNSMDGVSDRDFVIEFLSFASITMMHLSRFCEELILWSTKEFDFIEMDDRFSTGSSMMPQKKNPDAAELIRGKTGRVYGDLITILTVMKGLSLAYNKDMQEDKEALFDGIDTLKMSLKVFTEMIKTIKVKTDNMEKAAKYGYMNATDFADYLVSKGIPFRTAHEIAGKVVLYAIERNLAIEDLPLNELKKFSDVIDEDVYEAIDLKNTLKKKKTIGAPTSIQS, encoded by the coding sequence ATGAAGCTGTGGGGAGGTAGGTTTAAAAGCGAGACGGACAAACTAATGGAGGAGTTTAATTCCTCCATTTCTTTTGATATTAGGCTTTTAAAGCATGACATATTAGGCTCAATTGCCCATGCAAAAGGACTTTATAAAGCTGGAGTGCTGACAGAAGATGAACTCAATTTAATAGAAAAAGGGTTAAAGGAAATTCTTGATGAAACCAATGTTGGAGAGATACCAAATGATGAAGATGTTCATTCTTATGTTGAAAGGCTTTTAACTGAGAAAATAGGCGATGTAGGGCGCAAACTTCACACAGGAAGAAGTCGAAACGACCAAGTTGCGACAGATGAAAGGCTTTATTTAAGAGATGAGATAGACAAAATAAAAGAGGATTTAATAAAACTTATAGATACCTTAAAAGAAATGGCTGAAACTTATAAAAAGGCGATTATGCCGGGATATACGCATCTGCAAAGGGCTCAGCCTGTGACTTTTGGACATCATCTTCTTGCCTATGTTGAAATGTTTAAAAGAGATTTATCAAGGCTTGAGGATATGTACAAGAGGGTCAATGTAATGCCTTTAGGTTCAGGTGCTCTTGCAGGTACTACATTTGATATTGATAGAAAATATGTAGCCTCCCTTTTAGGGTTCGATGATATAACTTTAAATAGTATGGACGGTGTAAGCGATAGAGACTTTGTAATAGAATTTTTAAGCTTTGCCTCTATTACGATGATGCATTTAAGTAGATTTTGTGAAGAATTGATTTTGTGGTCTACAAAAGAATTTGATTTTATTGAGATGGACGATAGATTCTCAACAGGAAGCAGCATGATGCCACAAAAGAAAAACCCCGATGCAGCAGAATTAATAAGGGGTAAAACCGGCAGGGTTTACGGCGATTTGATTACAATACTTACTGTGATGAAAGGACTCTCTCTTGCATATAACAAAGACATGCAGGAGGATAAAGAGGCTTTGTTTGATGGAATAGACACTTTAAAAATGTCTTTGAAAGTATTTACTGAGATGATAAAGACGATTAAAGTAAAGACTGACAACATGGAAAAAGCCGCAAAATATGGTTATATGAATGCCACAGATTTTGCGGACTATCTCGTGTCAAAGGGTATCCCTTTCAGAACTGCCCATGAAATTGCAGGCAAAGTCGTTTTATACGCAATAGAGAGAAACTTAGCTATTGAAGATTTGCCACTTAATGAACTTAAAAAATTCAGCGATGTGATAGATGAAGATGTATATGAGGCAATAGACCTTAAAAACACATTAAAAAAGAAAAAGACAATAGGTGCGCCAACGTCAATCCAATCTTGA
- a CDS encoding ferritin, producing the protein MLSNRMLEGLNKQLNYEIYSAYLYVAMENYFQEKNLEGFANFFKVQTQEELAHARIFYEYIYRMGGKVTLYPIEKPEENFESILELFKKALSHEKTVTERIHKLVDIAIEEKDHATNAFLQWFVNEQVEEEESFQRLVDKLELIGDNIQPIFILDAELAQRIFVLPAPLAQGQ; encoded by the coding sequence ATGTTGAGTAACAGGATGTTAGAAGGATTAAATAAACAGTTGAATTACGAAATTTATTCTGCATATCTATATGTTGCAATGGAAAATTATTTTCAAGAGAAAAACCTAGAGGGTTTTGCTAATTTCTTCAAGGTTCAGACACAAGAAGAACTTGCACATGCGAGAATTTTTTACGAGTACATATATCGCATGGGCGGGAAAGTTACTCTTTATCCTATAGAAAAACCAGAGGAAAATTTTGAAAGTATTTTAGAACTTTTTAAAAAGGCTTTGAGCCATGAAAAGACTGTAACTGAAAGGATTCATAAGCTTGTTGATATAGCAATTGAGGAGAAGGATCATGCCACCAATGCATTTTTGCAGTGGTTTGTCAACGAGCAGGTAGAAGAAGAAGAGAGCTTCCAGAGGCTTGTTGACAAGTTAGAGCTTATAGGAGATAACATACAGCCTATATTCATACTGGATGCTGAATTGGCTCAAAGGATATTTGTATTACCTGCTCCACTTGCACAAGGACAATAA
- the carB gene encoding carbamoyl-phosphate synthase (glutamine-hydrolyzing) large subunit: protein MPKYKDINKVLVIGSGPIIIGQAAEFDYSGTQACKSLKEEGVQVVLVNNNPATIMTDTDIADIVYIENPTVSVVEKIIAKERPEGILATLGGQTGLNLAVKLKEEGILDKYNVKLLGTSFESIKTAEDRELFKRKMQEIGEPVAESVTVTNIEDALKFAKNYGYPLIIRPAYTLGGTGGGIAHNDEELISIVDLGLKKSMVGEVLVEKSLYGWKEIEFEVMRDAADNCITICSMENFDPVGVHTGDSIVVAPTQTLSDYEYQMLRSASIKIIKALKIEGGCNIQFALDPKSHKYYVIEVNPRVSRSSALASKATGYPIAKIAAKIAIGLRLDEIKNPVTGKTTAFFEPALDYVVTKIPRWPFDKFYTTDRKIGTQMKATGEVMAIERSFEASLLKAVRSLEIKAYGLRLNNVKAMKTEEILKGISVPNDMRLFYIAEALRRDIDIDYINEVTKIDKWFLNKLLNIVNMEREVEKSELSEGILKKAKRMGFSDREIATIKGIKEEDVRMLRKQHGIYPSYKMVDTCAAEFESVTQYIYSTYGEEDEVEIHDMPKVIVIGSGPIRIGQGIEFDYCSVKALWALREAGIKSIIINNNPETVSTDFDTGDRLYFEPITLEDVLNIYEKEKPLGVMVMFGGQTAINLTEGLVKNRVKILGTSYESIDISEDREKFSKLLRELNINQPKGDYALTVEDAKDIALKLGFPLLIRPSYVIGGQSMEKVNTLQEIIDYVSNATQVSPGRPILIDKYIDGREVEVDAVSDGECVLIPGIMEHIERAGVHSGDSFSIYPARNLSEREINTIIEYTERISKALNVKGLINIQFAVKEGTVYVLEVNPRASRTVPIMSKATGVPMVKLAVEVALGKKLKELGYKSGLWPQTPYTVVKAPVFSMEKLTDAEVSLGPEMKSTGEIMGIDLSYEGALYKALEGAGLKIPKKGKILLSIAERDFQEVPSLVEKLQSLGYEIYATYRTGKYLSLMGIHVNVISLDNAIKLLKDGYFDAVINTPTKGKKPDNTGFKLRRTAVEYRIPLFTSMDTIKAALNAVAKVNVNGLSILSINEYEEIQKDNVKNLVL, encoded by the coding sequence TTGCCGAAGTATAAGGATATTAATAAGGTTCTGGTAATAGGCTCAGGCCCTATTATAATAGGGCAAGCCGCAGAGTTTGATTATTCAGGAACCCAAGCCTGCAAATCCTTAAAAGAAGAAGGCGTACAAGTTGTCCTGGTAAACAACAATCCAGCTACCATAATGACTGACACTGATATAGCAGATATTGTTTATATTGAAAATCCTACTGTTTCTGTAGTTGAAAAAATAATAGCAAAAGAAAGGCCGGAGGGGATACTTGCCACATTAGGAGGACAGACAGGGCTCAACCTTGCTGTCAAACTCAAAGAAGAGGGTATTTTAGACAAATACAATGTAAAACTTTTGGGAACTTCTTTTGAATCAATAAAAACTGCAGAAGATAGAGAGCTTTTTAAAAGAAAAATGCAGGAAATAGGGGAACCAGTCGCTGAAAGTGTCACCGTCACAAATATAGAGGATGCACTTAAATTTGCTAAAAATTACGGTTATCCTTTGATAATAAGGCCTGCGTATACCCTCGGAGGTACAGGTGGTGGTATAGCCCACAATGACGAAGAACTTATTTCAATTGTAGATTTAGGCCTTAAAAAGAGCATGGTGGGAGAAGTACTTGTTGAAAAATCATTATATGGATGGAAAGAAATAGAGTTTGAAGTAATGAGGGATGCTGCTGATAATTGCATTACGATTTGCAGCATGGAAAATTTTGATCCTGTGGGTGTTCATACTGGAGACAGTATAGTCGTAGCACCAACTCAAACTTTGTCAGACTATGAATATCAAATGTTAAGAAGTGCAAGCATTAAAATAATCAAGGCTTTAAAAATTGAGGGAGGATGTAATATCCAATTTGCTCTTGACCCTAAAAGCCACAAATACTATGTTATAGAAGTAAACCCAAGGGTTAGCCGTTCAAGCGCACTGGCATCAAAAGCGACAGGATATCCTATTGCAAAGATTGCTGCAAAAATTGCAATAGGGCTTAGGCTTGATGAAATAAAAAATCCTGTAACAGGTAAAACAACTGCATTTTTTGAACCTGCACTGGATTATGTTGTAACAAAAATACCGAGATGGCCTTTCGACAAATTTTATACTACTGATAGAAAAATAGGCACACAAATGAAGGCGACAGGGGAAGTAATGGCAATAGAAAGGTCTTTTGAAGCCTCCCTCTTGAAGGCCGTAAGGTCATTAGAGATAAAAGCTTATGGTCTTCGATTAAACAATGTAAAAGCGATGAAAACAGAAGAAATATTAAAAGGAATATCAGTTCCTAATGATATGAGGCTGTTTTATATAGCAGAGGCTCTTCGCCGCGATATAGATATTGATTATATAAACGAGGTTACAAAAATAGACAAATGGTTTTTAAACAAGCTTTTAAATATTGTAAATATGGAAAGAGAAGTAGAAAAAAGCGAATTAAGTGAAGGAATTCTTAAAAAAGCGAAGAGAATGGGATTTTCAGATAGAGAGATTGCAACGATAAAGGGAATTAAAGAAGAAGATGTGAGAATGTTGAGAAAACAACATGGCATATATCCTTCCTATAAAATGGTAGATACCTGTGCAGCAGAGTTTGAGTCCGTCACACAATATATATATTCAACTTATGGTGAAGAAGATGAGGTTGAAATCCATGATATGCCAAAAGTAATTGTAATAGGCTCTGGACCCATAAGAATTGGACAGGGAATTGAATTTGATTATTGTTCTGTTAAAGCATTGTGGGCTTTAAGAGAGGCCGGAATTAAATCTATCATAATAAACAACAATCCTGAAACTGTCAGCACAGACTTTGACACAGGAGACAGGTTGTACTTTGAGCCTATTACATTGGAGGATGTTTTAAACATATATGAAAAAGAAAAACCACTTGGTGTAATGGTAATGTTTGGCGGCCAGACAGCAATAAATCTTACAGAAGGGTTAGTCAAAAACAGAGTAAAAATATTAGGCACATCGTATGAAAGCATTGACATAAGTGAAGACAGGGAAAAGTTCTCAAAACTTTTAAGAGAGTTAAACATCAATCAACCTAAAGGCGATTATGCATTGACAGTAGAAGATGCAAAAGATATTGCGCTAAAACTTGGTTTTCCACTTCTTATAAGACCCTCCTATGTTATAGGCGGTCAGTCCATGGAAAAAGTTAACACACTTCAAGAGATTATTGACTATGTTTCAAATGCAACTCAAGTATCTCCCGGCAGGCCTATCTTAATAGATAAATATATAGATGGACGAGAAGTAGAAGTTGACGCAGTGTCAGATGGTGAGTGTGTATTAATACCCGGAATAATGGAGCACATAGAAAGAGCTGGAGTGCATTCAGGAGATAGTTTTTCAATATATCCTGCAAGAAATTTGTCCGAACGGGAGATAAACACTATTATCGAATATACAGAGAGGATTTCAAAAGCTTTAAATGTAAAAGGACTTATAAATATTCAATTTGCTGTAAAAGAAGGTACTGTATACGTGTTAGAAGTAAATCCCAGAGCTTCACGTACTGTACCTATTATGAGCAAAGCAACAGGTGTACCTATGGTGAAACTGGCAGTGGAAGTGGCCTTGGGCAAAAAGCTAAAAGAATTAGGATATAAAAGCGGTTTATGGCCGCAGACCCCATATACGGTTGTAAAAGCTCCTGTATTTTCTATGGAAAAATTGACAGATGCTGAGGTTTCATTAGGTCCTGAAATGAAATCAACGGGAGAAATAATGGGTATAGATTTAAGCTATGAAGGGGCTCTTTACAAAGCCTTAGAAGGAGCGGGTCTTAAAATACCTAAAAAAGGGAAAATACTTCTTTCGATAGCGGAAAGAGATTTTCAAGAAGTGCCCTCTTTGGTTGAAAAATTGCAGAGTTTAGGGTATGAGATATATGCCACATATAGGACAGGTAAATATTTGAGTTTGATGGGCATTCATGTAAATGTGATATCTCTTGATAATGCAATAAAATTACTGAAGGATGGATATTTTGATGCGGTAATAAATACACCGACAAAAGGCAAAAAACCTGATAATACAGGATTTAAACTGAGAAGGACAGCGGTAGAATACAGAATTCCTCTATTTACCTCTATGGATACTATAAAGGCGGCATTAAATGCTGTAGCAAAAGTAAATGTGAATGGTTTGTCTATTTTATCTATAAACGAATATGAAGAAATACAAAAAGATAATGTCAAAAATTTGGTTTTGTAA
- a CDS encoding calcium-transporting P-type ATPase, PMR1-type translates to MRKNKCRYNKGGSLLENRKWYTLHATDIAELLSTHLSKGLSSEVARQRLEEQGYNELVSKRGLTFFEMFLSQFKDFLVIILIIASLVSMLVGEVIDSAVIIMIVILNAILGVIQEYRANKALDALKKMAAPEARVIRDGTVQVIPARELVPGDIVLLEAGNYVPADLRLVESVNLKIDESALTGESVPVEKNADIVFNEEMPLGDRANSAFMGTVVTYGRGKGIVVSTGMKTEIGMIAEMLESYQDEVTPLQKKLEQTGKALGIASLVISGIVFLLGLLRGIQFLEMFMTAVSLAVAAIPEGLPAIVTIVLALGMQRMVKRNALVKKLHAVETLGSTTVICSDKTGTLTQNQMTATKIFTNGQFFSISGEGYRPYGEFYIDSSKIDPKSDTCLELLLKIGALCNDSRLEGSGTEHEDQKSWRILGDPTEGALVVAAAKAGIFVEDLEKTQPRLNEIPFDSDRKLMTTIHPFDGKYIAYTKGAPDVLLSLSSYIYKNGQEVPLTQEDIEAIIAANKAMASQALRVLALAYKPLNDLPEEPKAEDIEKDFVFVGLIGMIDPPRPEAIEAIKTCKQAGIWPVMITGDHRDTAVAIAKDLGLIESEAGVLTGAELDSMSDDEMFQKSREVSVYARVSPIHKLRIVEAIKNNGHIVAMTGDGVNDAPALKKADIGVAMGITGTDVAKETADMILVDDNFASIVSAVEEGRVIYSNIRKFIFFLLSCNIAEILIIFVSMLAGLPIPLKPVQLLWINVLTDAFPALALGMEKKEPDIMQQPPRRPEEPIIDTRMRWQIAIQSIFMTVSIIGVFVFALKYTDSIEKARTFAFATLIFSELLRAFSARSETHSVFKIGFFTNHFMLWGTFISLILLLAVIYVPFLRTIFDTTYLSFYEMDIVIIFGLIPFAAAEISKIFLSSRGHR, encoded by the coding sequence ATGAGGAAAAATAAATGTAGATACAATAAGGGAGGGTCGCTGTTGGAGAATAGAAAATGGTATACCTTACATGCAACGGATATTGCCGAATTACTTAGCACTCATTTGTCAAAGGGACTTTCATCCGAAGTCGCCCGACAAAGGCTTGAGGAACAAGGATACAACGAGCTTGTAAGCAAAAGAGGGTTGACTTTTTTTGAAATGTTTTTGAGTCAATTCAAGGATTTCCTAGTAATTATACTTATCATTGCTAGCCTGGTATCTATGCTGGTGGGCGAAGTAATCGATTCGGCTGTAATTATAATGATAGTTATTCTAAATGCGATACTAGGTGTAATACAGGAATATAGGGCGAATAAAGCCCTAGATGCTTTAAAGAAGATGGCAGCTCCTGAGGCGCGGGTTATAAGAGACGGCACGGTCCAGGTTATCCCCGCTCGCGAACTGGTCCCAGGGGACATAGTTTTGCTCGAAGCCGGAAACTACGTGCCAGCAGATTTGAGATTGGTGGAAAGTGTAAATCTAAAAATCGACGAATCAGCGCTTACCGGGGAATCGGTTCCTGTTGAAAAAAACGCCGATATAGTGTTCAACGAAGAGATGCCACTTGGAGACAGGGCTAATTCTGCTTTTATGGGCACTGTCGTTACTTACGGCAGGGGCAAAGGCATAGTGGTATCAACGGGCATGAAGACTGAAATAGGTATGATAGCCGAAATGCTCGAGTCTTACCAGGATGAAGTCACGCCTCTCCAGAAAAAATTGGAACAAACGGGGAAAGCACTTGGAATCGCCAGCCTCGTTATATCCGGCATTGTCTTTTTACTGGGGCTTTTAAGAGGCATCCAATTTTTAGAGATGTTCATGACTGCTGTCAGCCTTGCGGTAGCGGCTATACCTGAAGGCCTTCCTGCAATAGTAACAATAGTCCTGGCCCTCGGCATGCAGCGCATGGTAAAGCGTAATGCACTCGTAAAAAAACTACACGCTGTGGAGACCCTTGGAAGTACTACAGTTATATGTTCCGATAAAACGGGTACCCTCACCCAGAACCAGATGACTGCAACAAAAATTTTTACGAATGGCCAATTTTTTTCTATTAGCGGTGAAGGTTACAGGCCTTACGGAGAATTTTACATTGACAGCTCCAAAATCGATCCGAAATCCGATACATGTCTGGAACTGCTCTTAAAAATTGGAGCTCTTTGTAACGATTCCAGGTTGGAGGGAAGCGGTACCGAACACGAAGATCAAAAATCCTGGAGAATTCTCGGTGATCCCACCGAGGGAGCTCTTGTAGTTGCTGCTGCTAAAGCCGGAATATTCGTTGAAGACCTAGAGAAAACACAGCCCCGCCTTAACGAAATTCCCTTTGATTCTGATAGAAAGCTTATGACGACAATTCATCCTTTTGACGGAAAATATATAGCATATACAAAAGGGGCACCGGATGTCCTCTTAAGTCTTTCAAGTTATATTTACAAAAATGGCCAGGAGGTACCTTTAACACAGGAGGATATAGAAGCTATAATTGCGGCCAATAAAGCCATGGCGTCTCAGGCTCTCAGGGTGCTTGCTCTGGCTTACAAGCCTTTGAATGATTTGCCAGAGGAACCGAAGGCGGAAGATATTGAAAAAGATTTTGTATTCGTCGGTTTGATAGGTATGATTGATCCTCCGCGACCTGAAGCCATAGAGGCAATAAAGACATGTAAGCAGGCAGGTATATGGCCTGTAATGATTACCGGCGATCACAGAGACACCGCGGTAGCCATAGCGAAGGATCTAGGCCTAATTGAGAGCGAGGCAGGTGTACTGACAGGTGCCGAACTGGACTCCATGAGCGACGACGAGATGTTCCAGAAGTCCAGGGAGGTATCGGTTTACGCCAGAGTATCACCAATCCATAAACTTAGAATAGTAGAAGCCATAAAAAATAACGGCCACATCGTGGCAATGACAGGAGACGGTGTTAACGACGCACCGGCCTTAAAGAAAGCTGATATAGGTGTGGCTATGGGTATTACCGGCACTGATGTCGCCAAGGAAACCGCTGATATGATTCTGGTCGACGACAATTTTGCCAGCATAGTTTCTGCAGTGGAGGAAGGCAGGGTTATTTACTCCAACATACGTAAATTCATATTTTTCCTACTCTCGTGCAACATCGCGGAGATACTCATTATATTTGTCTCCATGCTGGCGGGATTGCCTATACCGCTGAAACCCGTTCAGCTTTTGTGGATAAACGTGCTCACAGACGCATTCCCGGCTCTGGCTCTGGGTATGGAAAAGAAGGAGCCGGATATAATGCAACAGCCGCCCAGGAGACCGGAAGAACCTATAATAGACACCCGCATGAGGTGGCAAATTGCGATACAGAGCATTTTTATGACCGTTTCTATAATCGGAGTATTCGTTTTTGCTTTGAAATATACCGACAGTATCGAAAAGGCAAGGACTTTTGCTTTTGCTACGCTAATTTTCAGCGAACTCTTGCGGGCTTTCTCTGCCCGTTCTGAGACCCATTCAGTATTTAAAATTGGATTTTTTACCAACCATTTTATGCTCTGGGGCACATTTATCTCGCTAATCCTGCTGCTGGCTGTAATCTATGTGCCATTCTTGAGAACTATCTTTGACACGACGTACCTATCATTCTACGAAATGGATATCGTCATAATATTCGGTTTGATACCCTTCGCCGCTGCGGAGATAAGCAAAATATTCTTGTCTTCCAGAGGTCATCGGTAA
- the gpmA gene encoding 2,3-diphosphoglycerate-dependent phosphoglycerate mutase produces the protein MHKVVLLRHGESLWNMENRFTGWTDVDLSPKGIEEARESGKTLKAEGYTFDCAFTSVLKRAIRTLWIVLDELDRMWIPVYKSWRLNERHYGALQGLNKAETAKKYGEEQVKIWRRSVDVRPPALEKDDPRYPGFDPRYADLSEEEIPLTENLIDTINRVIPYWESTIAPTIKSGKKVLIVAHGNSLRGLVKYLDNLSKQEIMELNIPTGIPLVYELDDDLKPIRHYYLADEEKVKEKKELVENQGKIQGNS, from the coding sequence ATGCATAAAGTTGTTTTGCTAAGACATGGAGAAAGCCTGTGGAATATGGAAAACAGATTTACTGGCTGGACGGATGTTGATTTATCTCCAAAGGGCATTGAAGAAGCTCGGGAAAGCGGCAAGACTTTAAAGGCAGAAGGGTACACTTTTGACTGTGCTTTTACTTCTGTTTTAAAAAGAGCTATAAGAACTTTGTGGATTGTTCTTGACGAATTAGACAGGATGTGGATACCGGTTTATAAATCATGGAGGCTCAATGAAAGGCATTATGGAGCACTGCAAGGGCTTAATAAAGCTGAGACCGCCAAGAAATACGGAGAAGAGCAGGTAAAAATATGGAGAAGATCTGTTGATGTAAGGCCTCCCGCCTTAGAAAAAGATGACCCGAGATATCCCGGTTTTGACCCCAGATATGCTGACCTTTCTGAGGAAGAAATCCCCCTTACTGAAAATTTGATTGATACAATTAACAGAGTTATTCCATATTGGGAGTCCACAATTGCACCGACTATAAAATCAGGTAAAAAAGTGCTAATAGTTGCTCATGGAAATAGTTTGAGAGGGCTTGTAAAATACCTTGACAATCTTTCTAAGCAGGAGATAATGGAGTTAAATATTCCTACAGGAATTCCGTTAGTTTATGAGCTTGACGATGATTTAAAACCTATAAGGCATTATTATCTTGCCGATGAAGAGAAAGTAAAAGAGAAGAAAGAATTAGTAGAAAACCAAGGAAAGATTCAAGGGAATTCTTAA